In Mucinivorans hirudinis, the DNA window TTATGCTATTTTCGGACACCAATCAGCTGGAAGAGTATCTATTCGAGAACACTACAATTCACATTATTGCATACGCTACTTCATTGATTTTATTGATTTTAGCAGGAGGCAGGGTTATATATAAAGTGAAATCTGAAAAATGAAACAGGCTATCTTTCCCGGTTCTTTCGACCCCTTTACCCGCGCACACGAAGATATCGTGCGCAGAGGGATGGCTATTTTTGACAAAATAATCATTGCTGTCGGAGAAAATATTGATAAAAAATCACTGCTAACCACTGATGCTAAGGTGGGTTTGATTGAGGAGGTTTTTGCGAATGATGGTAGAATAGAAGTAGTTCGCTATTCAGGATTGACAGCAACCCTATGTAGGCAACTATCAATCAACAATATACTCAGGGGAGTGCGGGGAGGTAAGGATTTTGAGTACGAAAGTAATATTGAGGCAATTAATCGAATGCTGAATCCTGAAATAGAAACAATTATATTGCTAACTGCTCCGGAATTTGCAGCCATATCTTCTTCGGCTGTGAGGGAGATTATCCATCACGGAGGAAATTGCGAAAAATTTATGAGCCAAGGTATTGATTTACGGAAATATTTATAATTTTGTGAGGTGGGAAGAGTGGGAATCTCAGTGGTTTTGAGACGAAGTAATAACAATAAAAATATGACACAAGAGGAACTATTCAAAAAGTTGATTTCGCATTGTAAGGAGTATGGTTTTATCTTTCCGAGCAGTGAAATTTACGATGGTCTGGCGGCTGTCTATGACTACGGGCAGTTGGGGGTAGAGCTTAAAAACAATATCAAAAGGTATTGGTGGGACGCAATGACCAAGCTCAATGACAATATTGTGGGCATTGATGCGGCGATATTTATGCACCCGCGTACGTGGGAGGCATCGGGGCACGTGGGAGCGTTCAACGACCCTCTTATCGACAATCGCGATAGCAAGAAACGCTATCGTGCAGATGTGCTCATCGAAGAGTGGATTGCAAAGCAGGAGGAGAAAATCGTAAAAGAGGTTGAAAAAGCGGCAAAACGTTTCGGCGAATCTTTCAGCGAGGAGCAGTTTAGAGCGACAAACGGACGTGTTTTGGAGCTACAACAAAGGATTGACGAAACGACAGAAAGAATGGCTAAATCCCTTACAGATAATGACTTGGATGGGGTTAAGCAGATAATTGTCGATTTGGAAATTGTATGCCCAATCTCGGGCACGCGCAATTGGACAGATGTTCGTCAGTTCAATCTGATGTTCGAGACTAAGATGGGGGCTTCGGCTGAGGCGGCTTCGACAATCTACCTCCGTCCCGAGACGGCACAGGGCATTTTTGTGAACTTTCTGAATGTGCAAAAGAGCGGGCGTATGAAAATTCCATTCGGTATCGCGCAGATTGGCAAGGCATTCCGCAATGAAATTGTGGCGCGACAGTTCATTTTCCGTATGAAGGAGTTCGAACAGATGGAGATGCAGTTTTTCATTGCGCCCGGAACGGAGTTGGAGTGGTATGAGCATTGGAAACAGTTCCGTATGCGTTGGCATCAGGCGTTGGGCTTTGGTGAACAGCACTATAAGTTCCACAATCATGCGAAATTAGCACACTATGCAAATGCGGCGTGCGATATTGAATATGAGTTTCCGTTCGGCTTCAAAGAGGTGGAGGGTATACACTCACGCACAGACTTCGACTTGGGTAACCACCAAAAATTCTCCGGCAAAAAGATTCAATATTTCGATACTGAGAAGGGTGAAAGCTATGTGCCATTTGTGGTTGAGACCTCAATCGGCGTGGATCGTATGTTTTTGCAAGTAATGTCTGCTTCGTTGAAAGAAGAAAAACTCGAAAATGGCGAGGAGCGGACTGTTTTGGCTATTCCCGCGCCGATTGCGCCGGTTAAAGTGGCTGTACTTCCGTTAGTTAAGAAAGATGGGCTGCCTGAAATGGCGCGTGCGATTATCAATGACTTGAAGTTTGAACACAACTGTCAGTACGATGAAAAGGACTCAATCGGTAAACGCTATCGCCGCCAGGATGCTATTGGCACGCCTTTCTGCATTACAATAGACCACCAATCTCTTGAAGACAAAACCGTTACAATTCGCCACCGCGACTCAATGACACAGGAGCGCGTTTCGATAGATGCTGTTGCGGGAATAATTGGAGAGGCGGTAAATATGAAGTCGCTTTTGCAATCGATTATTAAATAGACTTGTTTGAACTGCTAAAAATCAATAAATCACCATCTTGGACTATTCAGAGGAATCTGTTAGCGCATTGTTTATAAAGGCAATAATTAAAATATCAACACCAAGGTGTGCATACAAAAAAGAAAAAAACGAAGAAGAAATTCGCATTATCTGTGTTGCTTGCTCCAGACCGAAGAAACTATTGTGGTTGGCTGTTCCTTCTGACGACATTGATTGTTGGAAGCAAAAACTTGGCTTGGAATAATTTCAATCCATAACATCTCTTATATAATGATAAGGGTTCTACAGGATTTCGTGTGAGAATAGTTATCTTTGCCGAATGACAGCAACCGAAGTATTGAGTAAATTATTATTGCCTAGGAGTAGTGATTGGTCGATAGGCAGTGTAGACATCGACGAGCAAAACGAGGAAGTTCGTATTGAGCTTGTCTATAACAATGAAATGGTAAATACGGAATTGTAAATGCGATACTAACCAGCTCAAGTAATGCAAGGGCAGAGAGGTTAAACAGCTCTATCGAAGAGATAAAAAGAATAGGCAGAGGATACCATAAATTTGAGAACTTCAGAACCGCAATATTATTCTTCAATGCAAACCTCAAACTTCGCCCACACGAAAACCAGTAGAACCATGATAAGAGATGTTATGGATATGTATTACAACTTAAAACCCCTTAGCCGTTGGTTTTGGCTCTTCGGGAGGTTTTATCGTTACGATGTGGATGTTGTTTGGGAGCGATGGTCGTCTGTCGTCCATTGAGGGCTGTGCGGAGTGTGGGGCGCTCTGCCCGATGCTTGATGACTAAGGGAGTGTAATATAAACTCTGTCCGGTAATATTTAATACCTTTGATACCCTTGCATAGTTGGTCTGAAAGAAAACCATTTCCAACTTGACTGACTGTAAGTCTTTGGGGTTTTGTCGCCCCTTGATGTTAATAGTAAACATGTTAGTTGAATTTAGAAGTCCATATTAGTTGGTATTAAGTGGTCTGAATTAGACTTCATAATCCCCTACATAAGTTTAGGGTGCTTCAACTAAAAATGCTGTAAATCATACTTCTAAATTCAACTAACACGTTACTAATCAAAATTGTAACAAATATCTCATTATATACGTCCTAAAAAGGGTATCCCTTTGGGGGAGGGTTTTGTTTTGGAGCTATAGGCGCAGAATGCCATATACTGTTTTGAGGCAGAACCTCAGGGTGGGGGTGTCCTCCATTTTTAAGGGGCTAATTTAACCATTTTCCCCAATAAATAACATCATCTTCATTTCTTTGGTAATTAGCACCAATGTCAGAGCTAACTCATTTGGTTTCCCAAAATTTAGGCACCGCATCGGACAGTGCTGCAAGGGCTTTCTCTATTTGCCACTCACAGCGTGGTGTATCCATATAGTTGCTGATCGCTCTAATCTGGGCGAATTTTATGTTGTAGCTTTGTGCCGCCTGAAAAAAAGCCGCCCCCTCCATACTCTCAATCTGAGAACCATCATTAACGATTGGTGAGCAGGCTGTTGTGACACTTCGTGCCGTAACGCTTCTGAACGGAGTGTTGTTGGTTACTTCAATTTTAGGGGTCGCAAAGGAGACGAAAACACCCTCGCTACGCCAGGCGCCCAAGTCTGCCTGATAGTCTGAAATCACAAATACAGCCTCGCCCAACGCCAAACTTTTGTCGATTGCGCCGGCAATACCGATTTGCAAAATAAAGTTAGGACTATACTTTTCAACGGCTCGGCACAGAGAAATAGCCGTATTTGAAGCACCCATACCGCTCACAACAAACTCACAATCTACCATATGGCGGCAGGTTGCAATCTCCTTTTCGGTGGCAGCAATAATTAGCATTTTCGTCAAAACTAGGGTATAGAGCTCCCCTGAACTCTTCCGTCCTCCCACACTACTTAGTAAACCGATTCATTACCTCCTCAAGCGCTCGAATGCAGACAGGGCAAAAGCCCTCCGACTTGCGCAAGTCGCGCATAATACAGTTGCGCCACGGGCGATATATGCCCTTATTCTGGTATCCGCCACCCTCGTAAACACCCAGTACCTTCTCGTTTTTATCGACATCCTCCGTTGGAATTTTCGTACCTGCGGGAAGCATCTTTTTCCAGAACTTTTTGTCGAAATCAACCAAGGTAGTGAGGTTCTCTTCCCATGGTTCGACATCGGTTTTGTAGAATCCGTCATAACCCGTAGTACCCACATACTCATCACCCAAACCAGCGAAGAGGTGCCCAAATTCGTGAACATAGACCTCTCCCGCCAGTTCAGGGTCGCCTGCGGCACTGATGCCGTAGAAGTTATAGATACCTCCGCCACCATATTTCTTCGAGTCTGATAGTATATAGACCACATCATAGGGCACATTGGCTGCCATATCACGCACTCGCTGGAAATCGTCCACAATCAAATAACGCTCCGAATCGAACGTGTAGTAGTGGGATTGGAGTGCGGTCTGCTTCCACAGGTTTTCGCCCGGCAACGAAACTCCGTGCTCACCAGTTGTGCGATATACGCCCCTGATATTAAAATCCTTGGCACGACTTTTGAATGGTTCAAAGCGAACTAACTCTTCGGCAAAACGTTTGGCATCCTCCTCAAATTTTTCCTGTGAGGTGTAACCCTCAGCCAGCAAAACAATGTCGACTTTGTGTTTGGGCGCGCCATTGTAGACCACATCGAAAGTTATATCGTTCGGCACAGATTTTCGAATCCAGTAACTCGAAGGGTTCACCTCATATTCAAACTCCTTAACAAATTCATTCTTAGCATTTCTTGCGTAAATTTCCACTCTTGCCGGATTCTTCGGGAAAGGCATAATAACTGCTTCGGGATAACATTTTTTGATTTTTTGTGCCTCGAGTGTTGTCTGCCATTCGTTGAAAATGGTGCAGTAACCCTGCGAGTATATTAGCTCTCCGCTCGCCGCATCAAAGAGTTTAACCATCTGGTTACCGTGCTCTTTGGTGTCGATAAGATTCTTCTCGTTTCCAGCCCAATGCGGCTCTTCTATTAGCTCTTTGAAAAAGTACTCCTGCTCGGTTGCCGTACCGCAGTGGTAGAAATCCAAACGGAGAGTTTTTTGAAAGAAAAATTTGTCGAACTGAGCGTAGAGATTGCCGCAGAGCAGCAAAAGTGTCAATGTTAAGATGATTCGTTTCATCGTTCAGCAGCGTTATTTCGTTGATAGTATTATATTTGATTCTATTTTTCCGTACTTCCAGCCACCCCGCAAACGAGTTCGCGGGGTCAGTTGGGGTGCCAGACCCGACAAAGATAATAATTAATATGAAATTGTCATAATCTAATTTCGAGCATACCAACAGCGATGAGTATACGCCCATTGTGCGCCCACAGACCGTGGGCGGCGGCAGGATGCCCGATTTTAAGAACGAAAATCGGCACAGTAACAAAATATAAATAACTAATAATTAGCTGTTTATAAGAATACACGCGGTGAAATCAGCAATTAGAAAATTTAAACAGTTCCTTGTAAGTTCACTTAATTTTTGAAAAAAAAGTTGCCTGTAAAGTTAGACTTACAGGCAACCGATGATTAGATGAGTAGTCCTCAATTTATCCTAATAACGCCCGTAACTGCATCTGTAAAGCCGCAATTTTGGCTTCAGCATCTGCACGCTTTGCATACTCTGTTTCGAGCACTTTTGCCGGTGCATTTTGAACAAATCGCTCGTTTGATAACTTTTTCATTACGTTTTCCAGAAAACCTTGCGCATAGTTCAAATCCTTGGTAAGACGTTCTATCTCGGCTTCTTTATCAATCATACCCTCCAAGGGAACAAAATATTCGGTAGCTTTGACAATGAATGAAGCTGCATTAACAGGTTTCTCGACAGTTTGTTCTATTGCTGAAATATTTGCCAACTTTTTGATAACGCACTCGAAATCAACTTCACCTATCGCTAAAAGTTTCAATGACTCTTTTTGAGCAATATTTTTCTGCGCCCGCACGTTACGCACGTTTGTGACAACCTGCATTGCAATCTCGCATTTTTCCACAATCTTGAGCCGGGAATCGGGAATCGGGAATCGGGGTGCGGAAATGGTTGTTACCATAATGCTCTCACCCAACTTGCGCGGAGCGATGAGCTGCCAAATCTCTTCCGTAATAAACGGCATATAGGGGTGCAGTTGCTGCAAAAGTTGCTCGTAGTAACCCAGAGTAGCTGACAGGGTGACAGTGTCAATTGGGCAGCCATAAATAGGTTTTATAATCTCAAGGTAGTTTGCCGAAAAATCGTCCCAGAAGAGTTTGTATAGTTTCATCAACGCATCCGAAATACGGTACTGCTCGAAATCCTCCTCAATCTCTGCTAGTGTCTTAGTAAGCAGAACATCAAACCATTCCACAGCCAAACGTGAACTTTCGGGTTGCTCAATATCCGCAACATCCCACATTTTCAGGAGTCGGAACGTGTTCCAAATCTTGTTGCCAAAATTGCGCCCCTGCTCAACAAGACTGTCGTCAAAGAGAATATCATTGCCTGCCGAGGAGCAAAGCAGCATCGCAACGCGCATAGAATCAGCACCATACTGCGCAATCAAATCCAGCGGGTCGGGAGAGTTGCCCAGCGACTTACTCATCTTGCGACGCAGTTTATCGCGAACGATACCTGTCAGATAGACATTCTTGAACGGCATTTCACCGCGATATTCATAGCCGGCAATAATCATACGCGCCACCCAGAAAAAAAGAATATCCGGTCCAGTAACAAGGTCATTAGTAGGGTAATAGTATTGAATGTCGCGATTTTCCGGATTATTTATTCCGTCAAAAACCGAAATAGGCCAAAGCCACGATGAGAACCAAGTGTCCAGCACATCGGGGTCTTGACGCAAGTCACTCATAGTGAGCGAAGCATCCTTCTCTTGTGCGAGCTTCAATGCCTCCTCTGCCGTCGTGGCAACCACATATCCACCCTGCGGCAGGTAATAAGCGGGAATCTGCTGCCCCCACCACAACTGACGAGAGATGCACCAATCTTTGATGTTCTCCATCCAGTGACGATAAGTATTCTTAAACTTTGATGGATAAAGCTTTATAGCATCATCCATAACTGCACGTAAGGCAGGTTCGGACAACTCCTCCATACTCAGAAACCACTGCATCGAAAGTTTAGGCTCGATAACTGCGCCGCTCCTCTCGGAAGTTCCCACCTTATTTACATAATCCTCAACCTTTTCGATAAGCCCAGCCGCCGCCAAATCCTCCACAATCCGCCTGCGCACCTCGAACCTATCCATACCCGCATAGCGTCCGCCGTGGTCGTTGAGCGTACCGTTATCATTGAAAATATCAATAGACTCCAAGCCATATTTTTCGCCCAACATATAGTCGTTCACGTCGTGCGCCGGAGTAACCTTCAAACAACCTGTACCAAACTCAATATCAACATATTCGTCCTCAATCACAGGCACAGACCTGCCAACGCCGGGGACAATCACACGTTTGCCGCGCAGATGTTCATTTTTGGGGTCTGCCGAGTTGATGCACATTGCAGTATCGCCCATAATGGTCTCGGGACGAGTAGTCGCCACTACGGCGTAACCTTCCTCTCCATCAATCATATAGCGAAGATAGTAGAGCTTTCCTTGCTGCTCTTGGTAGATAACCTCTTCGTCCGAGAGTGCCGTGAGAGCAGCCGGGTCCCAATTCACCATCCGCACCCCGCGATATATTTTGCCTTTATTGTATAGGTCTACGAAAACCTTGATAACAGAGTCGGAAAGCTCCCTATCCATAGTGAATTTTGTCCGCTCCCAGTCGCACGAAGCACCAAGTTTTTTTAGTTGCTCCAGTATAATGCCCCCGTGCTTCTCCTTCCACTCCCAGGCGTGTTCGAGGAATCGCTCTCGTGTGAGTTCGCTCTTTGAAATTCCTTCAGCAGCAAGTTTTTGCACCACTTTTGCTTCAGTGGCAATCGAGGCGTGGTCTGTTCCCGGCACCCAGCAAGCGTTGAAGCCCCGCATCCGCGCGCGACGCACCAGAACATCCTGAATTGTATTGTTGAGCATATGTCCCATATGGAGTACACCCGTAACATTAGGCGGCGGGATAACTATGGTATAGGGCGTTCTCTGGTCAGGCTCGCTATGGAAAAAGTTGTTGTCGAGCCAATATTTGTACCACTTCTGCTCGCACGAGGCGGGGTCATACTTTGCTGCTATTTCTGTCATTTTGTCAGTGTTGAAATAATTTGCACGATTTTTGCGTTAGTAATCGACAAAAGTAGCAAATTTTTCTTAAAAAATAACTACTTTTGTTGTTTGATTCACTATTCAATATAAGATATGACCTTTTTTGAAACATTAGAAAACATTTCGGACACTATCGACGGAAGACACCAGATTATACCAATCCTTTCGGCAGACGACGACGATACACAGTCAATAAGCACCACCCCCGAGGTGTTGCCAATACTGACTTTGCGTAGCTCGGTACTTTTCCCCGGTTCGATTACTCCAATCACCGTAGGTCGCGATAAATCAATGCGTTTGGTTCGTGAAATTGATGCTGGCGGCGGACTGCTCGGGGCGGTTCTGCAACGGGAGCAGTCGGTGGAAAATCCCGGTCCGGAGGATTTATATAAGGTTGGAACTGCTGCGCGCATACTTAAAGTTTTGGAGATGCCCAACGGCAATCTGACGGTTATCCTCAATGGTCTGGAAAAATTTGAAATAAAGGAGTTTATCTCCTCAGATCCATACTACAAGGCTGCAATAACCATACTCAAGGACACGATGCCCAAGCGTGGCAGCGTTGAGTTGGATGCGCTTTTGGACTCGGTTAAGGATGTGGCTCTCAAAATTATAGAGATTTCAGGCACTATTCCGCAAGAGGCGACTTTTGCAATCAAAAATATAGACAGCCGTCGCGGACTTATCAACTTCATAAGTTCCAATATTGATTTGCCCGATGCTGACCGTCAGGCACTTCTGGAGGCTCCCGGTTTGGTGGCACGTGCACGTAAGTTGTTGGAGATATTAATTCAGCATCAGCAACTTATCGAACTTAAAAACGAGATCCAGAGCAAAGTCAAGGAGGATATAGACCAACAGCAGCGCGAGTATTACCTCCATCAGCAGATGCGCACGATTCAGGAAGAGCTGGGCGAACGCTCCACAGGGGGCGACCTTGCACAGATGCGCGAAAAGGCAAAGGAGAAGAAATGGAGCACAAGCGTGGGTGAACTCTTTGAAAAAGAGATTAACAAGTTGGACCGTATGCACCCATCTATGTCTGATTATTCGGTGCAACTCAATTATTTGCAGTTGATGTTGGAGCTTCCTTGGGGCGAGACAACAAAGGATAATCTCGATTTGATTCGTGCCAAAAAACAGTTGGACAAAGACCACTTCGGACTCGATGATGTGAAGGAACGGATTTTGGAACACCTGGCGGTTTTGAAGCTAAAAGGTGATTTGAAATCCCCCATCATCTGTCTATATGGAGCACCGGGGGTGGGCAAAACTTCATTAGGAAAATCTGTGGCTGAGTCACTTGGCAGAAAATTCGGGCGCATTTCGCTGGGCGGTATGCACGACGAGGCAGAGATTCGCGGACACCGTAAAACCTATGTGGGGGCTATGCCCGGGCGCATTATCCAGACAATTCGTCGTGCGGCATCATCAAACCCGGTAATTATACTGGACGAAATTGATAAAGTGAACTCCAGCAACCACGGAGACCCCTCCTCGGCACTTTTAGAGGTGCTCGACCCCGAACAAAACAGCACCTTCCACGACAACTATTTGGATGTCGATTACGACCTTTCACAAGTGCTCTTCATCGCCACGGCTAACAATATTAGTACCATTTCCACGGCTCTTAAAGACCGTATGGAGATGATAAACGTGAGTGGCTACCTATTGGAAGAGAAGGTCGAGATTGCCACTCACCACTTGATACCAAAGCAATTAGAGGCACACGGTGTTAAGAAATCGCAGCTCAAAATCAGCAAAAAGGCACTTGAAAAGATTATTGGAGAGTATACTCGCGAATCGGGTGTACGGGCTTTGGATAAGTTGATTGCAAAAATCACGCGCTACCGTGCCAAGCAGATTGGAATGGAGGAGACGTACAAGGCTGATATTAAGATTGATGAGCTTGAAAAAATCCTTGGTGTACCGCGCTATCGCAAAGATATGCAGGAGGATAAGGCTGTAGTAGGTGTGGTTACGGGCTTGGCTTGGACGGAAGTTGGAGGCGAGATACTCTATGTGGAATCGAGTTTGAACAAGGGTAAAGGTAACGTGATAATCACGGGTAATCTTGGCGAGGTGATGAAAGAGTCTGCCTCTATCGCCTTGGGTTGGGTGAGGGCAAATGCCGACAAACTGGGCATTGACAGTGAGATGTTTGAAAAGAACGATATTCACATTCACGTGCCCGAAGGGGCGATTCCAAAGGATGGTCCTTCGGCGGGTATAACGATGGTAACTGCAATAGCCTCTGTCTTTACCGGTCGCAAAGTACGCAGCAAAATCGCGATGACCGGTGAAACAACTCTGCGTGGCAAGGTATTGCCTGTGGGCGGTGTAAAAGAAAAGATTTTGGCAGCCAAGCGCGCCGGAGTAACTGATATATTGCTATCTAAGGAGAACCTCAAAGATATTAAGGATATTAAGGAGGAATACGTGACGGGACTTAACTTTCACTATGTTGCCAACTTGGATGATGTTCTTAATTTGGCGCTGGTATAGAAAAAGAGGAGCGGCTTTCACCGCTCCTCTTTTTTGTTTTCTTAAGTAGGACTTTTTAAGATTAGTCGTTGATTATTTTGGAATTTTCAAAGCCCTCCCCCTAACCTTTCAGTCGTTCAGCCATCGCTAATGCTATGGCATCGCAAGCCTCCAATTTTTCCGGCGTTGGCGTGCCGAAAATGTCAGCCGCCGGTGCCACCTGCTCCCAACCGATAGCCTCGGCAAAAGCAGTGAGGTTGCGCACACCACCACCGTTCCAACTATACGAACCAAATAAGCCCAAATATTTGTTTTTCACCCCGATATGTTCCAACTCACGCGTAAGACTCTCTATCAGCGGGAACATATTGGTGTTGTAGGCACACGAGCCCAGAATTACGCCCCTGTACTTCCATATATCTGAAATCAAATATGATATATGAGTCTTGCTCACATCGTGGATCTTAATCTGTTTGATGCCGTGTTGTGCCAATTTGCGAGCTATATAGTCTGCCGTGCGGGCATTGTTGCCATACATAGAGGCGTAGATAATAACCACACCATCGCGAGCTTGATAGCGTGACCAGCGGTCATAGAGCTCAATAACTCGAGAGGGGTTATTTCTCCAAATTGGACCGTGCAGCGGGCATAAATATTTGACCTCCAGCTCGCAAAGCTTCGCCAAAGCCTTCTGTACCATATTACTGAACTTACCCACGATGTTGGAATAGTAACGACGCATCTCTTCACGATATACCTCAAAATCAATCTCATCATCGAAAATTGCCCCATCCAACGTACCAAATGTACCAAAAGCATCGGCAGAGAAGAGCACCTTTTCTGTAAGGTCGTAAGTCATCATAGTTTCAGGCCAATGTACCCACGGCGTAAAGACGAATTTGAGTTTATGGTGTCCCAACTCGAGTTCGGCGCCGTCACACACCTCTAGGAGGTTATCAGTAATGCCGTAGTACCCTTCTAATATCTTGAATGTCTTGCTATTACCTATGATTTGCACATTCGGATAGCGACGCACTATTGCCCCAATTTCGCCGGCGTGATCAAGCTCCATATGGTTCACTATCAGATAGTCCAACTCCCGACCTTCGAGCAACATCTCAATCCAACCGATGTACCCTGAATCCGCCCCCATCTCCACCGTATCCACCAGTGCCGTCTTCTCGTCCTTTATAAGGTAAGAGTTGTAGGATACGCCGTTTGGCAAGGGCCAAATGTTTTCAAATAAGTGTTTCCGGCGGTCATTGACCCCCATCCAGTAAATTTTTTCTGTTACATTAATTTTCATTGTATGGATTTTCTTAGGGTGCAAAGTTAATAAAAGTGGCAGGATTAAAAAAATCTAACTCTATTTCGTGCAGAAAATTGTAAATAATATTTGTAAATCAAAGTGAAATTATTACCTTTGCACCCGCTAAAGTACAGGAATCTCTTACTAAACAAATGGCGGCAATCGCATAATTATGTGGTTATCTCCCCGCCTACCAGTTCTATGGTCGTAATATTCCGTACTACAATTTTACAATAGAGACAGATATGAACAATCTGATTAAAATTGCTCAGCAGGCTTTTGCTGTTGAGAAGGAGATTCCCCAGTTCAAAGCAGGGGACACAATTACTGTTACCATCCGTATCCGCGAGGGCAACAAAGAGCGTATGCAGAACTTCCGCGGTGTGGTTATCCAGCGTCGCGGTAGCGGTGCAACCGAAACTTTCACTATCCGCAAAATGTCTGACAACGTAGGTGTTGAACGTATTTTTCCGGTTCTTTCTCCGACGATTCAAAAAATCGAAGTGAACAAACGCGGTGTAGTTCGTCGTGCACGTATCTTCTACTTGCGTGATTTGACAGGTAAGAAAGCTCGTATCAAGGAGCGTAAGTACTCAGCAAAATAGTGTTGAGTGTTATTCAAAAAAAGGAAAGGTGGCTCGCAACACGCGGGACACCTTTTTTTAGCGTTCGCAGACAATATAGGGTTAAGCTGAAATTCTTGTTGTTGAAAAAAGATTTATACTTGACCCACACTCTTAGGGTTCACCTTGCAAACGTGTGTGAAAAAACATACCACTCCCCTTGTTATAACCCTCGGTGTCGCTAGTGACTCTGTCTACAATCGCCTGAAAATATTCTCTTTTATACATTACTCATTGATTAATGTTGTTTTAATCAATGCTTTGAGTAAAATTACTCAATGAATTTGAGATTGCAAAATATTTACTGAAATTAAGCAAAAGGATTGTATAAAATCCTTATTGTTCGAAACCGAATTAATGCCTACCAGATGCTACTATGGTCGAAGAAACTCGTCTTGCCGAAGTCACATCTCGCACAAACTCGTCCACAACCACCGCCCCACCCATCGAAACGCGTTCATTACGATAGATCATCCCACCCGCAAGAGGCTCACGTGCCGAAAAATGAAATTCCCGCGCACCTGTAATTAACTTAATTTCAGCAATATTACCCTCATTTATTCCGCAACCGGGCATAATAATTATCCTATCACCCGCTTGCTCAACCAAACGAGCAATTAGCCCGGCACCTTCCATAGCATTAGGCTCTTGTCCCGAGGTCAAAATCCTATCGAATCCAAGGGCGATAATCTGCTCCAAAGCAATCATAGGTTCGCGGCAAACATCAAACGCGCGGTGGAAAGTTACGGAAAGACCCTCGGCGGCTGCCATTAACTCCCTATTTCGCTCTA includes these proteins:
- a CDS encoding ATP-dependent protease La Type I; translated protein: MTFFETLENISDTIDGRHQIIPILSADDDDTQSISTTPEVLPILTLRSSVLFPGSITPITVGRDKSMRLVREIDAGGGLLGAVLQREQSVENPGPEDLYKVGTAARILKVLEMPNGNLTVILNGLEKFEIKEFISSDPYYKAAITILKDTMPKRGSVELDALLDSVKDVALKIIEISGTIPQEATFAIKNIDSRRGLINFISSNIDLPDADRQALLEAPGLVARARKLLEILIQHQQLIELKNEIQSKVKEDIDQQQREYYLHQQMRTIQEELGERSTGGDLAQMREKAKEKKWSTSVGELFEKEINKLDRMHPSMSDYSVQLNYLQLMLELPWGETTKDNLDLIRAKKQLDKDHFGLDDVKERILEHLAVLKLKGDLKSPIICLYGAPGVGKTSLGKSVAESLGRKFGRISLGGMHDEAEIRGHRKTYVGAMPGRIIQTIRRAASSNPVIILDEIDKVNSSNHGDPSSALLEVLDPEQNSTFHDNYLDVDYDLSQVLFIATANNISTISTALKDRMEMINVSGYLLEEKVEIATHHLIPKQLEAHGVKKSQLKISKKALEKIIGEYTRESGVRALDKLIAKITRYRAKQIGMEETYKADIKIDELEKILGVPRYRKDMQEDKAVVGVVTGLAWTEVGGEILYVESSLNKGKGNVIITGNLGEVMKESASIALGWVRANADKLGIDSEMFEKNDIHIHVPEGAIPKDGPSAGITMVTAIASVFTGRKVRSKIAMTGETTLRGKVLPVGGVKEKILAAKRAGVTDILLSKENLKDIKDIKEEYVTGLNFHYVANLDDVLNLALV
- a CDS encoding Alkyldihydroxyacetonephosphate synthase; the protein is MKINVTEKIYWMGVNDRRKHLFENIWPLPNGVSYNSYLIKDEKTALVDTVEMGADSGYIGWIEMLLEGRELDYLIVNHMELDHAGEIGAIVRRYPNVQIIGNSKTFKILEGYYGITDNLLEVCDGAELELGHHKLKFVFTPWVHWPETMMTYDLTEKVLFSADAFGTFGTLDGAIFDDEIDFEVYREEMRRYYSNIVGKFSNMVQKALAKLCELEVKYLCPLHGPIWRNNPSRVIELYDRWSRYQARDGVVIIYASMYGNNARTADYIARKLAQHGIKQIKIHDVSKTHISYLISDIWKYRGVILGSCAYNTNMFPLIESLTRELEHIGVKNKYLGLFGSYSWNGGGVRNLTAFAEAIGWEQVAPAADIFGTPTPEKLEACDAIALAMAERLKG
- a CDS encoding LSU ribosomal protein L19p is translated as MNNLIKIAQQAFAVEKEIPQFKAGDTITVTIRIREGNKERMQNFRGVVIQRRGSGATETFTIRKMSDNVGVERIFPVLSPTIQKIEVNKRGVVRRARIFYLRDLTGKKARIKERKYSAK
- a CDS encoding Cytoplasmic copper homeostasis protein cutC codes for the protein MVVEICANSVRSCIEAERGGAVRVELCAAIPEGGTTPSWGEMVVARRAISIDMNVIIRPRAGDFLYSDLEFEAMVADIDAARRAGVNGVVFGCLTAEGDVDIERNRELMAAAEGLSVTFHRAFDVCREPMIALEQIIALGFDRILTSGQEPNAMEGAGLIARLVEQAGDRIIIMPGCGINEGNIAEIKLITGAREFHFSAREPLAGGMIYRNERVSMGGAVVVDEFVRDVTSARRVSSTIVASGRH